The following coding sequences lie in one Wolbachia endosymbiont strain TRS of Brugia malayi genomic window:
- a CDS encoding ATP-dependent helicase: MNDYLSLLNPEQQSAVTKVDGPVLILAGAGTGKTRTITSRIAHIIRNGYAHSDEILAVTFTNKAANEMVSRVLKLTGTNILWLGTFHAIAAKILRRHADIVGLNPNFTIIGVDDQLQVIKNIINEVSPNNLSEKHSTIMNTIQKWKEKCLLPSEVEETQLFRPIYIIALKVYHQYQERLKFLNSVDFGDLLLYNIQLFNQKTEILSYYQGKFKYIMVDEYQDTNVIQYLWLKYLAKEHSNICCVGDDDQSIYSWRGAEVKNILKFSDDFKNAKIIKLECNYRSTSHILATASYVINHNKTRLEKKLWTTNIKGEKVNLIKLWDGKAEARFISEQILKLNKYRFSDMAVLVRATFQTRVLEEYFIKYSIPYKIISGVKFYERQEVRDVIAYLRLVTNNNDDLAFERIVNRPKRSIGPTTLKKIYTVAQGNKTSFFEAAKILVNSNQVIEKIKLSLNDFFNKIKAWEEMISVKPLHKFVKTIANQSGYIEMLENEEVTGLARIENVKELISSLKNFDNATTFLEHISLVMEVDNMNNDDTVHVMTLHAAKGLEFPCVFLPGWEEGLFPHQRSFEDKSGKALEEERRLAYVGITRAKEKLIISCADRREINNQWQPMYASRFLKELPRENVEVIKSNIAYC, from the coding sequence TTACTTCAAGAATAGCACATATAATTCGAAATGGTTACGCTCATTCTGATGAGATATTGGCAGTCACATTCACAAACAAAGCAGCAAATGAAATGGTATCAAGAGTGCTCAAACTCACGGGTACAAATATACTATGGCTTGGCACTTTCCATGCAATTGCAGCAAAAATTTTACGTCGTCACGCTGATATTGTGGGCTTAAACCCCAATTTTACAATTATTGGCGTGGATGACCAACTACAAGTAATAAAAAATATTATTAATGAAGTAAGCCCCAATAATTTGTCAGAAAAACATAGTACCATTATGAACACAATTCAAAAATGGAAAGAAAAGTGCTTACTGCCGTCAGAAGTGGAAGAAACTCAACTATTTAGGCCAATATACATAATTGCATTAAAAGTTTATCACCAATATCAGGAAAGGCTAAAGTTCCTTAACTCCGTTGATTTTGGCGATTTACTACTGTATAATATACAACTCTTCAATCAAAAAACTGAAATTCTGTCCTATTATCAGGGCAAGTTTAAATATATTATGGTAGATGAGTACCAAGATACAAATGTAATACAATATCTTTGGCTAAAATACCTTGCAAAAGAGCACTCAAATATTTGTTGTGTGGGAGATGACGATCAATCGATATATAGCTGGCGTGGTGCAGAGGTTAAAAACATTTTGAAATTTTCCGACGATTTTAAAAATGCAAAAATCATCAAACTAGAGTGTAATTACAGATCAACATCTCATATACTTGCAACTGCGTCATATGTCATCAATCACAATAAAACTCGCTTAGAAAAAAAATTGTGGACAACAAACATCAAAGGGGAAAAGGTAAATTTAATAAAATTATGGGATGGAAAAGCTGAAGCAAGATTCATAAGTGAACAGATATTAAAGCTTAATAAATACAGATTCAGCGACATGGCAGTACTGGTTAGGGCTACTTTCCAAACTAGAGTTCTGGAAGAGTATTTTATAAAATATTCGATTCCCTATAAGATTATAAGTGGCGTAAAATTCTATGAACGTCAAGAAGTCAGGGATGTAATTGCATATTTAAGACTCGTTACAAACAATAATGATGACTTAGCTTTTGAAAGAATAGTGAATCGGCCAAAAAGAAGCATAGGACCTACCACTTTAAAAAAGATATACACGGTTGCTCAAGGTAACAAAACTTCTTTTTTCGAAGCGGCAAAAATATTAGTTAATAGTAATCAGGTAATTGAGAAAATTAAACTTTCACTAAATGATTTTTTTAATAAAATTAAAGCTTGGGAAGAAATGATAAGTGTCAAACCACTACACAAGTTTGTTAAAACTATAGCGAACCAATCGGGATATATTGAAATGCTTGAAAATGAAGAAGTAACAGGCTTAGCACGAATAGAAAATGTCAAGGAGCTCATTTCATCTTTAAAAAATTTTGACAATGCTACAACTTTCTTGGAGCATATAAGCTTAGTTATGGAAGTGGATAATATGAATAATGACGATACCGTACACGTCATGACTCTTCACGCAGCTAAGGGGCTTGAATTTCCATGTGTGTTCTTACCTGGTTGGGAAGAAGGGCTATTTCCCCACCAAAGGTCTTTTGAAGATAAAAGTGGCAAAGCCTTAGAAGAAGAAAGAAGGCTTGCATATGTTGGAATAACTAGAGCAAAGGAAAAGTTAATCATTTCATGTGCAGACAGAAGGGAAATTAATAACCAGTGGCAACCAATGTACGCTTCGCGATTTCTTAAAGAGCTGCCAAGGGAAAATGTTGAAGTAATTAAGAGTAATATTGCCTACTGTTGA